A genomic segment from Carassius auratus strain Wakin chromosome 25, ASM336829v1, whole genome shotgun sequence encodes:
- the LOC113043803 gene encoding histone H2A-like has protein sequence MSGRGKTGGKARAKAKTRSSRAGLQFPVGRVHRLLRKGNYGERVGAGAPVYLAAVLEYLTAEILELAGNAARDNKKTRIIPRHLQLAVRNDEELNKLLGGVTIAQGGVLPNIQAVLLPKKTEKPAKTK, from the coding sequence ATGAGTGGCAGAGGTAAAACTGGTGGTAAGGCCAGGGCGAAGGCTAAGACTCGCTCCTCCAGAGCAGGACTGCAGTTCCCCGTCGGTCGTGTTCACAGACTTCTTCGCAAAGGGAACTACGGCGAGCGCGTCGGTGCCGGTGCTCCGGTGTATCTGGCCGCTGTGCTCGAGTATCTGACGGCTGAGATCCTGGAGCTGGCTGGAAACGCCGCTCGGGACAACAAGAAGACCCGTATCATCCCCCGTCACCTGCAGCTGGCAGTGCGCAACGACGAGGAGCTCAACAAACTCCTGGGCGGAGTGACCATCGCTCAGGGCGGCGTGCTGCCCAACATCCAGGCCGTGCTGCTGCCCAAGAAGACCGAGAAACCCGCCAAAACCAAGTGA